A region from the Triplophysa rosa unplaced genomic scaffold, Trosa_1v2 scaffold124_ERROPOS303670, whole genome shotgun sequence genome encodes:
- the si:ch211-140m22.7 gene encoding uncharacterized protein si:ch211-140m22.7 isoform X2 — MAVSLLRVGRIGTLKSLLAESSVRVPVVTLSTKSGDKKSKKPSKEAASAATPISAEAPATIPTVEAAISATNLTPAAEAPAAEAAAPAAEAPAPPIETPAAEAPAAEAPAPAAPAAEAPAAEAPAPAAPTAESAAPSVEAAAVEAAAPAVEAAPPAAEAPAPAAPTAESAAPSVEAAAPSVEAPAVEAAVPSVDAPAVEADGTASEASAPSVEVPAVEAAAPAAKATSPGVEAAAPSLISEAAPIVEAVTEVAAEVVADDAPVADTAPAEELIDSAPVVTDAAEVPAGETPEAGLDPIQNLFLHSIRAYTTKSNAAGGLDAGPEYQKALAEEITKLQRLYGGGDLTSFPDFKFPEPKFDEVSSK, encoded by the exons ATGGCAGTCTCCTTGCTTAGGGTAGGACGAATTGGAACGCTTAag TCTCTGCTGGCAGAGAGTTCTGTAAGAGTTCCTGTTGTCACTCTGAGCACAAAATCTGGGGACAAGAAGTccaaaaagcccagcaaag AAGCTGCATCTGCGGCCACCCCTATAAGTGCAGAAGCACCAGCCACCATTCCTACTGTTGAAGCTGCTATATCTGCCACTAATCTGACTCCTGCAGCTGAAGCACCTGCAGCCGAAGCCGCTGCCCCTGCAGCCGAAGCCCCTGCCCCTCCAATTGAAACCCCTGCAGCCGAAGCCCCTGCAGCCGAAGCCCCTGCACCCGCTGCCCCTGCAGCCGAAGCCCCTGCAGCCGAAGCCCCTGCACCTGCTGCCCCTACAGCCGAATCCGCTGCCCCTTCAGTCGAAGCCGCTGCAGTCGAAGCCGCTGCCCCTGCAGTCGAAGCCGCTCCCCCTGCAGCCGAAGCCCCTGCACCTGCTGCCCCTACAGCCGAATCTGCTGCCCCTTCAGTCGAAGCCGCTGCCCCTTCGGTCGAAGCCCCTGCAGTCGAAGCCGCTGTCCCTTCAGTTGATGCCCCTGCAGTCGAAGCCGATGGCACCGCATCCGAAGCCTCTGCCCCTTCAGTTGAAGTTCCTGCAGTTGAAGCCGCTGCCCCTGCAGCCAAAGCGACATCCCCTGGAGTTGAAGCAGCTGCCCCTTCACTCATTTCTGAAGCTGCCCCTATTGTAGAGGCTGTCACTGAAGTAGCTGCAGAAGTTGTGGCTGATGATGCCCCTGTTGCAGATACAGCTCCTGCTGAAGAGCTGATAGATTCTGCCCCTGTGGTCACAGATGCTGCTGAGGTTCCGGCTGGGGAGACACCTGAGG CTGGATTGGACCCTATTCAGAATCTTTTCCTACATTCAATCCGTGCATACACCACAAAGAGCAA TGCTGCTGGTGGTCTTGATGCAGGCCCTGAGTACCAAAAGGCTCTTGCTGAggaaataactaaactacagcGGCTGTATGGTGGTGGTGACCTGAC
- the si:ch211-140m22.7 gene encoding fibrous sheath CABYR-binding protein isoform X1 encodes MAVSLLRVGRIGTLKSLLAESSVRVPVVTLSTKSGDKKSKKPSKEKAAPKTYFDIETLVQHRAYVEFPKNELTVVAASTEAASAATPISAEAPATIPTVEAAISATNLTPAAEAPAAEAAAPAAEAPAPPIETPAAEAPAAEAPAPAAPAAEAPAAEAPAPAAPTAESAAPSVEAAAVEAAAPAVEAAPPAAEAPAPAAPTAESAAPSVEAAAPSVEAPAVEAAVPSVDAPAVEADGTASEASAPSVEVPAVEAAAPAAKATSPGVEAAAPSLISEAAPIVEAVTEVAAEVVADDAPVADTAPAEELIDSAPVVTDAAEVPAGETPEAGLDPIQNLFLHSIRAYTTKSNAAGGLDAGPEYQKALAEEITKLQRLYGGGDLTSFPDFKFPEPKFDEVSSK; translated from the exons ATGGCAGTCTCCTTGCTTAGGGTAGGACGAATTGGAACGCTTAag TCTCTGCTGGCAGAGAGTTCTGTAAGAGTTCCTGTTGTCACTCTGAGCACAAAATCTGGGGACAAGAAGTccaaaaagcccagcaaag AAAAAGCAGCTCCAAAAACATACTTTGATATTGAGACACTTGTCCAGCACAGAGCATACGTGGAATTCCCCAAGAATGAGCTTACAGTTGTTGCTGCATCCACAGAAGCTGCATCTGCGGCCACCCCTATAAGTGCAGAAGCACCAGCCACCATTCCTACTGTTGAAGCTGCTATATCTGCCACTAATCTGACTCCTGCAGCTGAAGCACCTGCAGCCGAAGCCGCTGCCCCTGCAGCCGAAGCCCCTGCCCCTCCAATTGAAACCCCTGCAGCCGAAGCCCCTGCAGCCGAAGCCCCTGCACCCGCTGCCCCTGCAGCCGAAGCCCCTGCAGCCGAAGCCCCTGCACCTGCTGCCCCTACAGCCGAATCCGCTGCCCCTTCAGTCGAAGCCGCTGCAGTCGAAGCCGCTGCCCCTGCAGTCGAAGCCGCTCCCCCTGCAGCCGAAGCCCCTGCACCTGCTGCCCCTACAGCCGAATCTGCTGCCCCTTCAGTCGAAGCCGCTGCCCCTTCGGTCGAAGCCCCTGCAGTCGAAGCCGCTGTCCCTTCAGTTGATGCCCCTGCAGTCGAAGCCGATGGCACCGCATCCGAAGCCTCTGCCCCTTCAGTTGAAGTTCCTGCAGTTGAAGCCGCTGCCCCTGCAGCCAAAGCGACATCCCCTGGAGTTGAAGCAGCTGCCCCTTCACTCATTTCTGAAGCTGCCCCTATTGTAGAGGCTGTCACTGAAGTAGCTGCAGAAGTTGTGGCTGATGATGCCCCTGTTGCAGATACAGCTCCTGCTGAAGAGCTGATAGATTCTGCCCCTGTGGTCACAGATGCTGCTGAGGTTCCGGCTGGGGAGACACCTGAGG CTGGATTGGACCCTATTCAGAATCTTTTCCTACATTCAATCCGTGCATACACCACAAAGAGCAA TGCTGCTGGTGGTCTTGATGCAGGCCCTGAGTACCAAAAGGCTCTTGCTGAggaaataactaaactacagcGGCTGTATGGTGGTGGTGACCTGAC